A region from the Pseudomonas sp. Teo4 genome encodes:
- a CDS encoding MarR family winged helix-turn-helix transcriptional regulator — MTLDALHLKVSSGMVVAARHWRRICHAALTSYGISEACAAPLLMIVRLGDGVHQVAVAQAAGLESPSLVRLLDQLCKAGLVCRSEDPLDRRAKALSLTAEGRALAESIEIELVRLRRDVLRGIDQADLEATLRVLGAFEAAGLGTSGGAI, encoded by the coding sequence ATGACGCTCGATGCACTGCACCTGAAAGTCAGTAGCGGTATGGTCGTGGCCGCCCGCCATTGGCGGCGGATCTGCCATGCCGCGCTGACCAGCTACGGTATTTCCGAGGCCTGTGCCGCGCCTTTGCTGATGATCGTGCGCCTGGGCGACGGTGTGCATCAGGTGGCCGTGGCCCAGGCCGCGGGCCTGGAGAGCCCGTCGCTGGTGCGCCTGCTCGACCAGCTGTGCAAGGCCGGCCTGGTGTGCCGCAGCGAGGACCCGCTGGACCGCCGTGCCAAGGCCCTGAGCCTGACGGCTGAAGGCCGTGCCTTGGCCGAGTCCATCGAAATTGAACTGGTGCGCCTGCGCCGCGATGTGTTGCGCGGCATCGACCAGGCCGACCTGGAAGCCACCTTGCGCGTGCTCGGGGCGTTCGAGGCCGCAGGTCTGGGCACGTCTGGCGGGGCGATATGA
- the ycaC gene encoding isochorismate family cysteine hydrolase YcaC: protein MANFKYNRLNKDDAAVLLVDHQAGLLSLVRDIEPDKFKNNVLALADLAKFFNLPTILTTSFEQGPNGPLVPELKALFPDAPYIARPGQINAWDNEDFVKAVKATGKKQLIIAGVVTEVCVAFPALSALEEEFEVFVVTDASGTFNEMTRDAAHNRMSQAGAQMMTWFGVACELHRDWRNDIEGLAALCSNHIPDYRNLITSYNALTAGK from the coding sequence ATGGCCAATTTCAAATACAACCGCCTGAACAAAGACGACGCTGCCGTGCTGCTGGTCGACCACCAGGCTGGCCTGCTGTCCCTGGTGCGCGACATCGAGCCGGACAAGTTCAAGAACAACGTCCTGGCCCTGGCGGACCTGGCCAAGTTCTTCAACCTGCCAACCATCCTCACCACCAGCTTCGAGCAAGGCCCCAACGGCCCGCTGGTGCCGGAGTTGAAAGCGCTGTTCCCGGATGCCCCGTACATTGCCCGTCCAGGCCAGATCAACGCCTGGGACAACGAAGACTTCGTCAAGGCGGTGAAGGCCACCGGCAAGAAGCAGCTGATCATCGCCGGCGTGGTGACCGAAGTGTGCGTAGCCTTCCCGGCCCTGTCGGCCCTGGAAGAAGAATTCGAAGTGTTCGTGGTCACCGATGCCTCCGGCACCTTCAACGAAATGACCCGCGACGCCGCCCACAACCGCATGAGCCAGGCCGGTGCGCAGATGATGACCTGGTTCGGCGTGGCCTGTGAGCTGCACCGCGACTGGCGCAACGACATCGAAGGGCTGGCGGCGCTGTGCTCCAACCACATCCCGGACTACCGCAACCTGATCACCAGCTACAACGCGCTGACTGCTGGCAAGTAA
- a CDS encoding FUSC family protein yields the protein MSGFFSSVPPARDWFYGVRTFIASMIALYIALYMELPRPYWAMATVYIVSSPFVGPTSSKALYRALGTLLGAGGAVFLVPPLVQSPLLLSTAIALWTGTLLFLSLNLRTANNYVLMLAGYTLPMIALAVVDNPTAVFDVASSRAQEICLGIVCAAVVGAIFWPRRLAPVVVGSTGNWFNEAIRYSDTYLARDVAADKVGGMRASMVATFNTLEMMIGQLGHEGAGPHTVKNARELRGRMIHLLPVIDALDDALVALEGRAPEQFARLQPVLSAAREWLEGTAKDASLPRWTALHEQIDRLQPSAAALDVRAELLLSNALYRLTEWVDLWQDCCALQHALRLDDATPWRATYRHWRLGRLTPFFDRGLMLYSVFSTVTAIIVASGLWILLGWNDGGSAVILAAVACSFFAAMDDPAPQIYRFFFWTLMSVIFSSVYLFLVLPNLHDFPMLVLAFAVPFICVGTLTVQPRFYLGTLLTIVNTATFISIQGAYDADFLTFINANMAGPVGLLFAFIWTLLLRPFGVELAAKRMTRFAWLDIVEMTHSATLAEHRQVGVQMLDRLMQHLPRLSQTGQDSGVALRDLRVGLNLLDLLAYMPRVGQQARERLETVIEEVGEHYAACLRANRRLRAPAELLRNMERARQGLALDEHNDRGDARVHLLHALSGLRLALLPGVEVMLEPTEQPQLPQGIDGAPL from the coding sequence ATGAGCGGCTTCTTCAGCTCGGTGCCACCGGCCCGCGACTGGTTCTACGGCGTGCGTACCTTCATCGCGTCGATGATCGCGCTGTACATCGCCCTCTACATGGAACTGCCGCGTCCCTATTGGGCCATGGCCACGGTCTACATCGTCTCCAGCCCCTTCGTCGGGCCGACCAGTTCCAAGGCACTGTACCGTGCGCTCGGTACCCTGCTGGGGGCGGGCGGTGCGGTGTTTTTGGTGCCACCACTGGTGCAGTCGCCGCTGTTGCTGAGCACGGCCATCGCGCTGTGGACCGGTACCCTGCTGTTCCTCTCGCTTAACCTGCGCACCGCCAACAACTACGTGCTGATGCTGGCCGGCTACACCTTGCCGATGATTGCCCTGGCGGTGGTCGACAACCCCACTGCAGTGTTCGATGTGGCCTCGTCGCGCGCCCAGGAAATCTGCCTGGGCATTGTCTGTGCGGCGGTGGTCGGTGCGATCTTCTGGCCGCGTCGACTGGCGCCGGTGGTGGTCGGTTCGACCGGCAACTGGTTCAACGAGGCGATTCGCTATAGCGACACCTACCTGGCCCGTGATGTGGCCGCTGACAAAGTCGGCGGCATGCGGGCTTCCATGGTGGCCACGTTCAATACGCTGGAAATGATGATCGGCCAGCTTGGCCACGAAGGTGCTGGCCCCCACACCGTGAAGAACGCTCGCGAACTGCGTGGCCGGATGATTCATCTGCTGCCGGTAATCGATGCCCTGGACGATGCCTTGGTCGCCCTCGAAGGCCGTGCGCCGGAACAGTTCGCCCGCTTGCAACCTGTGCTGAGTGCTGCGCGTGAGTGGCTTGAGGGCACTGCCAAGGACGCCTCCTTGCCGCGTTGGACCGCCCTGCACGAGCAGATCGACCGCCTGCAACCCAGCGCGGCTGCGTTGGATGTACGTGCGGAACTGCTGCTTTCCAACGCGTTGTACCGCCTGACCGAGTGGGTCGACCTGTGGCAGGACTGCTGCGCCCTGCAGCATGCCCTGCGCCTGGACGACGCCACCCCCTGGCGCGCCACCTACCGCCACTGGCGCCTGGGCCGCCTGACCCCCTTCTTCGACCGCGGCCTGATGCTCTATTCGGTGTTCTCCACCGTGACCGCAATCATCGTCGCCAGTGGCCTTTGGATTCTGCTGGGCTGGAACGACGGCGGCAGCGCGGTCATTCTGGCCGCCGTGGCGTGCAGCTTCTTCGCCGCCATGGACGACCCGGCACCGCAGATCTACCGGTTCTTCTTCTGGACGCTGATGTCGGTGATCTTCTCCAGCGTCTACCTGTTCCTGGTACTGCCCAACCTGCACGACTTCCCGATGCTGGTGCTGGCCTTTGCCGTGCCCTTCATTTGCGTGGGCACCCTGACGGTGCAGCCGCGCTTCTACCTGGGCACCTTGCTGACCATCGTCAACACCGCCACCTTCATCAGCATCCAGGGCGCCTACGACGCCGACTTCCTGACCTTCATCAACGCCAACATGGCCGGCCCCGTGGGCCTGTTGTTCGCCTTCATCTGGACCTTGCTGCTGCGCCCGTTCGGGGTGGAGCTGGCCGCCAAGCGCATGACCCGCTTCGCCTGGCTCGATATCGTCGAGATGACCCATTCGGCGACCCTGGCCGAGCATCGCCAGGTCGGTGTGCAAATGCTCGACCGCCTGATGCAGCACTTGCCGCGCCTGTCGCAGACCGGACAGGACAGCGGCGTGGCCCTGCGCGACCTGCGCGTGGGCCTAAACCTGCTGGACCTTCTGGCCTACATGCCCCGCGTTGGCCAGCAAGCGCGCGAGCGTCTGGAAACCGTGATCGAAGAAGTCGGTGAGCACTACGCCGCCTGCTTACGTGCCAACCGCCGCCTGCGCGCTCCGGCGGAGCTGTTGCGCAACATGGAGCGCGCCCGCCAGGGCCTGGCGCTGGATGAGCACAACGACCGTGGCGATGCCCGTGTGCACTTGCTGCACGCGCTGAGCGGCCTGCGCCTGGCCTTGCTGCCGGGTGTCGAAGTGATGCTCGAACCAACCGAACAACCGCAACTGCCCCAAGGCATCGATGGAGCGCCCCTGTGA
- a CDS encoding DUF1656 domain-containing protein gives MIGDLDISGVFLPTLLVMMVFTYLLFLGVHAVLVRLHFYRLVWHRALFNVALYAVLLGAVDHFCRNLMLP, from the coding sequence GTGATCGGTGATCTGGATATCAGCGGGGTATTCCTGCCCACGCTGCTGGTGATGATGGTGTTCACCTACCTGTTGTTCCTGGGCGTCCACGCCGTGCTGGTGCGCCTGCATTTCTACCGCCTGGTCTGGCACCGGGCGTTGTTCAACGTTGCCCTGTATGCCGTGCTGCTGGGCGCGGTCGACCACTTTTGCCGAAACCTGATGCTGCCATGA
- a CDS encoding WYL domain-containing protein → MPFATTRATLSRQWALLRQLPSRSPGTTSAELVWRLRDVGFNVSKRTVERDLNELSLIFPLERNDKSIPFGWHWSANVAGELRGNFDLQVLLRDGVLQTPQADGLELQVWVSDSLARQLRESPLSTDMQLTALDHGHRLRATVRDGWPLRWWLLSQGDQVVVELPLELRQEVANTLRRAAGLYQD, encoded by the coding sequence TTGCCGTTCGCCACCACCCGCGCCACCCTCAGCCGTCAGTGGGCGCTGTTGCGCCAGTTACCCAGCCGCTCCCCCGGGACCACCAGCGCCGAACTGGTCTGGCGCCTGCGAGATGTGGGCTTCAATGTCAGCAAGCGCACCGTGGAGCGCGACCTCAACGAGCTGTCGCTGATCTTCCCGCTGGAGCGCAACGACAAGAGCATTCCGTTCGGCTGGCATTGGTCGGCCAATGTTGCGGGGGAACTGCGCGGCAACTTCGACCTGCAGGTGCTCCTGCGCGATGGCGTGCTGCAGACACCCCAAGCGGATGGGCTCGAGTTGCAAGTGTGGGTCAGCGACTCGCTCGCCCGCCAGTTGCGCGAATCACCCCTGAGCACCGACATGCAGTTGACGGCCTTGGATCACGGGCATCGCTTGCGCGCCACGGTCCGTGATGGCTGGCCGCTGCGTTGGTGGCTGCTGAGCCAGGGGGATCAAGTGGTGGTGGAGCTGCCTCTGGAACTGCGCCAGGAGGTTGCCAACACCTTGAGAAGGGCGGCGGGCCTCTATCAGGACTGA
- a CDS encoding tetratricopeptide repeat protein, with protein MSAAGNIHSLLARLLPERVFSSPAPAGRRARRFAGVGMPSQRALLVNRLDEAVDVQMVYADLRHQALQGNVGALNDLGWIWLNGKYWQADTDLAGHLLRMAALQGYPAAWFNLGQQHYFGKGVATSYEQAAECYRQAFERGMLQAAAALADLYEEEVCDAQLGWQVDLAQAYQWFLRGAEQGEARCRFEVGYRLLHGLTVAVDLKAALYWLELAAAAGVMQAAEELAVHFSRSDTARYLDWRDRAVRLGSSLALAMKLEDQVQP; from the coding sequence ATGTCTGCTGCCGGCAATATCCATTCGCTGCTTGCCCGTCTTCTGCCCGAGCGGGTTTTCTCGTCTCCAGCCCCTGCTGGGAGGCGGGCGCGACGGTTCGCAGGGGTAGGGATGCCCAGCCAGCGCGCACTGTTGGTCAACCGACTGGACGAGGCGGTCGACGTGCAGATGGTGTATGCCGACCTGCGGCATCAGGCATTGCAAGGCAACGTCGGTGCCCTCAATGACCTGGGCTGGATCTGGCTCAACGGCAAGTATTGGCAGGCCGATACAGACTTGGCTGGGCACTTGCTGCGCATGGCGGCCTTGCAAGGCTACCCGGCTGCCTGGTTCAACCTGGGCCAGCAGCATTACTTCGGTAAAGGGGTCGCAACTTCCTACGAGCAGGCCGCCGAGTGTTATCGGCAGGCTTTCGAACGTGGCATGTTGCAAGCTGCCGCCGCGCTGGCTGACCTGTACGAAGAAGAGGTCTGCGATGCGCAACTGGGTTGGCAGGTCGACTTGGCTCAGGCCTATCAGTGGTTTCTGCGGGGGGCCGAGCAGGGTGAGGCGCGTTGTCGGTTCGAAGTGGGCTACCGGTTGTTGCATGGCCTGACTGTGGCGGTCGACCTGAAGGCGGCGCTGTACTGGCTGGAACTGGCGGCAGCGGCGGGGGTGATGCAGGCGGCTGAGGAACTGGCGGTGCATTTCAGCCGTAGCGACACTGCGCGTTACCTCGACTGGCGTGACCGGGCGGTGCGGCTGGGCAGCAGCCTGGCGCTGGCGATGAAACTCGAAGACCAAGTGCAACCCTGA
- a CDS encoding LysR substrate-binding domain-containing protein codes for MEDLNSLYYFTQVVEHGGFAPAGRALDMPKSKLSRRIADLEDRLGVRLLNRTSRHCSLTEIGQAYYNRCLAMRVEAEGAAEIIERNRSEPRGLVRISCPTTLLNSWVGPMLTRYMLKYPQVELFIESTNRRVDLLHEGFDVALRVRFPPLENTDMVMKVLSNSTQCLVGHPAFLEQLPQGFDPQQLSTLPSLHWGSAQREYQWELFQGEDMTHSLVIPHTPRMVTDDLFALRHFVVAGVGIAHLPRVAVREDLASGRLVELLPQWHPRCGIVHAIFPSRRGLLPSVRSLIDHLAEEFATSDMA; via the coding sequence TTGGAAGACCTGAACTCCCTCTACTACTTCACTCAAGTAGTCGAGCATGGCGGCTTCGCGCCGGCCGGGCGGGCGCTGGACATGCCCAAGTCGAAGCTGAGCCGGCGCATCGCCGACCTTGAAGACCGCCTGGGTGTGCGCCTGTTGAACCGTACCAGCCGGCACTGCTCGCTGACCGAGATCGGCCAGGCCTACTACAACCGTTGCCTGGCCATGCGGGTGGAGGCCGAAGGCGCGGCGGAAATCATCGAGCGCAATCGCAGCGAGCCACGTGGGCTGGTGCGCATCAGCTGCCCCACCACCCTGCTCAACTCCTGGGTCGGCCCGATGCTGACCCGCTACATGCTCAAGTACCCGCAAGTGGAGTTGTTCATCGAAAGCACCAACCGGCGCGTCGACCTGCTGCACGAGGGCTTCGACGTTGCCCTGCGCGTGCGCTTTCCGCCGCTGGAAAACACCGACATGGTGATGAAGGTGCTGAGCAACAGCACCCAATGCCTGGTGGGGCACCCAGCGTTCCTGGAGCAACTGCCGCAAGGCTTCGATCCGCAACAGCTGAGCACACTACCCAGCCTGCATTGGGGCAGTGCCCAGCGTGAGTATCAATGGGAGCTGTTCCAGGGCGAGGACATGACGCACAGCCTGGTGATCCCGCATACACCGCGCATGGTCACCGACGACCTGTTCGCACTGCGCCACTTCGTGGTGGCCGGCGTAGGCATCGCGCACTTGCCGCGGGTGGCGGTACGCGAGGACCTGGCATCGGGCCGGCTGGTGGAACTGCTGCCGCAGTGGCACCCGCGCTGCGGTATCGTGCATGCGATCTTCCCGTCGCGGCGCGGGTTGCTGCCCTCGGTGCGGTCGTTGATCGATCATCTGGCGGAAGAATTCGCGACCAGTGACATGGCTTGA